Proteins encoded within one genomic window of candidate division WOR-3 bacterium:
- a CDS encoding T9SS type A sorting domain-containing protein, with the protein MKFILTNTGSATLSNLYAAVFMDWDIGSYGSNYGNSDAARKLTYMYYTSSYPYVGVEILDPPRTVPARNLAIIDNQTYVYPYYGLPDNIQIQFMDGTIQNPSGATANDWSTCNSVGPFTLAPGQTQTVAFAVLGGTNLADLQANADTAYNRYWSWTGIKEQEGQAVKARFGIYPVVTGGGLKLVYSDYTGDVGVVVYDVMGRKVSERVWKNVNGEGILSMDLSHLANGIYFVGVKTNGFAQSMIQKVILTK; encoded by the coding sequence ATGAAGTTTATTTTGACGAATACGGGTAGTGCTACGTTGAGCAATTTGTATGCGGCGGTTTTCATGGATTGGGATATTGGTAGTTATGGGAGCAATTATGGGAATTCGGATGCGGCGCGGAAGTTGACTTATATGTATTATACGAGTTCTTATCCGTATGTGGGGGTTGAGATTTTGGATCCGCCGCGGACGGTGCCGGCGCGTAATTTAGCGATAATTGACAATCAGACTTATGTTTATCCTTATTATGGTTTGCCGGATAATATACAGATTCAGTTTATGGATGGGACGATACAGAATCCTTCTGGGGCGACGGCAAATGATTGGTCGACTTGTAATTCGGTTGGTCCGTTTACTTTAGCTCCGGGTCAGACTCAGACAGTGGCGTTTGCGGTTCTGGGTGGGACGAATTTAGCGGATTTGCAGGCGAATGCAGATACCGCATATAATCGGTATTGGAGCTGGACAGGGATTAAGGAGCAAGAAGGACAGGCAGTTAAAGCACGGTTTGGTATTTATCCAGTGGTTACGGGTGGTGGTTTGAAGTTAGTCTACAGTGATTATACTGGTGATGTTGGCGTTGTAGTTTATGATGTGATGGGTCGTAAGGTTTCAGAGCGAGTTTGGAAGAATGTCAATGGTGAAGGGATATTAAGTATGGATCTTTCTCATCTCGCCAACGGGATATACTTTGTGGGTGTCAAAACCAACGGTTTTGCTCAATCGATGATTCAGAAAGTGATCCTCACCAAATAA
- a CDS encoding peptidyl-prolyl cis-trans isomerase produces the protein MEVKLRRIIFLMLGLFFIIRCAKDDTLVVIGREKFTLRDFNDFYQFTPADDSSHRTKIIEDFINQKMALIEAKAMGYAEDPVVRASMETNKRDVLIRAYYKAKVLDKIKVRESEVRKVYTQFINQYHLAEIVVKEDSIANQILTELKKGIPFESLLVYSLDTITPGGDIGFNSEFQIPPEVLKVLKRTRPGKVAGPIKLGDYIYFFKIVEVKKLSTPRYQDVKNNIRDNLLRQKAMDYGTQFIEHLLKQARVEYNQTGLDLLLKPESTLTEEELNTWVVKKYDTNLVRVKNIIKAVQIHLKKAPDLNPKFLIERELIPDLVYDLALREKAENNPVMKKELSKTFEALIYQKYYADNVTDKVKIDSQQVENYYQQHKNDYPDKKLKDVYTVIYAKLRDEAIAQLRDSLFTALRAKYQPVVNQKNYARLLKGEKNENL, from the coding sequence ATGGAGGTTAAATTGCGCAGGATAATCTTTTTGATGCTCGGTCTTTTTTTTATTATCAGATGTGCCAAGGATGATACCTTGGTAGTGATCGGCAGAGAAAAATTTACATTAAGAGATTTTAATGATTTTTATCAATTTACACCTGCAGATGATTCCTCACATCGGACGAAGATAATTGAGGACTTTATAAATCAAAAGATGGCGCTTATTGAGGCAAAAGCAATGGGTTATGCTGAAGACCCTGTGGTCCGGGCTTCCATGGAGACGAATAAAAGGGATGTGCTCATTCGTGCTTATTATAAAGCTAAAGTGCTCGATAAGATAAAAGTGCGGGAAAGCGAAGTGCGTAAAGTTTATACGCAATTTATTAACCAATACCATCTTGCAGAGATTGTGGTTAAAGAGGATTCCATTGCCAATCAGATTTTAACTGAATTAAAAAAGGGAATTCCTTTTGAGTCTTTGTTGGTTTATTCCCTTGATACCATAACGCCGGGTGGTGATATCGGATTTAATTCCGAATTTCAGATACCGCCAGAAGTGTTAAAGGTTTTAAAAAGAACTCGTCCGGGTAAAGTGGCAGGACCAATCAAACTTGGTGATTATATTTACTTTTTTAAAATTGTGGAGGTTAAAAAATTGAGCACACCCCGTTACCAGGATGTGAAAAATAATATTAGAGATAATCTTCTCCGTCAAAAGGCAATGGATTACGGCACACAATTTATTGAACATCTTTTAAAGCAGGCAAGGGTTGAATACAATCAAACCGGTCTTGATCTGCTATTGAAACCTGAATCAACCCTAACCGAAGAAGAGTTGAATACCTGGGTTGTAAAAAAATATGACACAAATTTGGTTCGGGTCAAAAACATCATCAAGGCTGTGCAAATCCACTTAAAAAAAGCGCCGGATTTGAATCCTAAATTTTTAATTGAACGGGAATTGATTCCGGATTTGGTCTATGATTTAGCACTGCGTGAGAAAGCCGAAAATAATCCCGTAATGAAAAAGGAATTATCAAAAACTTTTGAAGCATTAATTTATCAAAAGTATTACGCCGATAATGTCACTGATAAGGTCAAGATTGATTCGCAGCAGGTAGAAAATTATTATCAGCAGCATAAAAATGATTATCCGGATAAAAAATTGAAAGATGTCTATACGGTAATTTATGCAAAACTTCGTGATGAGGCGATAGCTCAATTGCGGGATAGTTTGTTCACAGCCCTCCGTGCTAAATACCAACCGGTGGTAAATCAGAAAAATTATGCAAGATTATTGAAAGGAGAAAAAAATGAAAATCTTTAA
- a CDS encoding peptidyl-prolyl cis-trans isomerase: MKIFKKKILDAVKIQALCLLISVLVGLMLSCAKKEKNVLVRVDGSTLTLEEFQKYIPESEYKNLPETTITEILNNWANQEILYLEAKKKGIDKEDSVRILIEQYTKNLMAMALIRRSFGATTVNEMEILNYFNAHQEEFTYAVKLAQIVLPSYEAALVTYNEIQSGADFMKIAKERTLARIENQENPRIVTEYLPRGKIGDFATEEAIFNMKINEVSQPIPYIQGTYLVVKLLDKKKILAKAELSDELKGQIYNYLMAKKYQEFFQKFIDSLKTVYKVTTDLTPLKK, translated from the coding sequence ATGAAAATCTTTAAAAAGAAAATACTTGATGCTGTTAAAATTCAAGCATTATGTCTTTTAATCTCGGTTTTGGTTGGATTGATGTTAAGTTGTGCCAAAAAAGAAAAAAATGTTCTGGTTCGGGTGGATGGTTCTACTTTAACGCTGGAAGAGTTCCAAAAGTATATTCCGGAATCAGAATATAAAAATCTCCCCGAAACAACGATTACCGAAATTTTGAATAATTGGGCAAATCAGGAGATATTGTATCTGGAAGCTAAGAAGAAGGGTATTGATAAAGAAGATTCGGTGCGGATACTCATCGAACAATACACCAAAAATTTAATGGCGATGGCGTTGATCCGCCGTTCCTTCGGTGCCACTACCGTTAACGAGATGGAGATACTCAATTATTTTAATGCCCATCAGGAGGAATTTACTTATGCAGTGAAATTAGCGCAGATTGTTTTGCCCAGTTATGAAGCAGCGCTGGTTACTTACAACGAAATCCAATCCGGTGCCGATTTTATGAAGATTGCCAAAGAGAGGACTTTGGCGCGGATCGAAAATCAAGAAAATCCGCGAATTGTAACCGAATATCTTCCCCGGGGTAAGATTGGTGATTTTGCTACGGAAGAGGCGATATTTAATATGAAAATAAACGAAGTCTCTCAACCTATTCCTTATATCCAGGGGACATATCTGGTTGTTAAGCTTTTGGACAAGAAAAAAATTTTAGCGAAAGCCGAATTGAGTGACGAATTAAAGGGGCAGATCTATAATTATCTGATGGCTAAGAAATATCAGGAATTCTTTCAAAAGTTTATTGATAGCCTGAAAACAGTTTATAAGGTAACCACGGACTTAACGCCATTAAAAAAATGA
- a CDS encoding peptidylprolyl isomerase — translation MILFFLSIFATLADKIVAVVDEEVILKSEVDNYVSFVLSDPLVVKNFSANEIRQNVINGIIARKLLLREAEKESIQVSREEVLKRMEERIELIKQRFPSEADFYRALEEQGLDIERLKKNYEDSIRTEVLMQQLVQKKLATKIMISPVAVKKFYEMNKDSIAILPGRVKLAHILIPLRPSEDSLKKGFERAAEIYQLLMGGADFATVAKEFSDDKNSGKNGGMLGRIKKGEMIEEFERVIFNLKPGVISQPFPTRFGYHIVEVLNKGTDWVLARQILVKVIPTRADTLRFERLAHKIKELVRQGANFDSLAKIYSAVPEVDIGEFFIKQFTPPYDTIIAQLAENEVSEPILTPDGYHLLFAREKIPERILSFEEMREQIYQYLYWQELQNLYTAYVKEVEEKTFVTIFE, via the coding sequence ATGATTTTATTCTTTTTGAGTATTTTTGCGACACTGGCCGATAAAATTGTTGCTGTGGTTGATGAAGAGGTGATTTTAAAAAGCGAGGTTGACAATTATGTATCTTTTGTTTTATCAGATCCACTGGTCGTGAAGAATTTTTCCGCAAATGAGATACGCCAGAATGTCATAAACGGAATTATCGCTCGAAAACTTCTTCTGCGTGAAGCCGAAAAAGAATCAATTCAAGTCTCCCGGGAAGAGGTTTTAAAAAGGATGGAGGAGCGGATCGAACTGATTAAACAACGCTTTCCCTCAGAAGCGGATTTCTATAGGGCACTTGAGGAACAGGGTTTAGATATTGAACGCTTGAAAAAAAATTATGAAGATAGCATAAGAACGGAAGTTTTAATGCAGCAACTGGTTCAGAAAAAGCTCGCCACAAAGATCATGATTTCCCCGGTAGCAGTTAAGAAATTTTATGAAATGAATAAAGACTCCATTGCCATATTACCTGGAAGGGTGAAATTGGCGCATATTCTGATTCCACTCCGCCCAAGTGAAGATTCTTTAAAAAAGGGTTTTGAACGAGCAGCAGAAATTTACCAGTTATTAATGGGGGGTGCGGATTTTGCAACGGTTGCTAAAGAATTTTCTGATGATAAAAATTCGGGGAAAAACGGTGGCATGTTAGGGAGAATAAAAAAAGGTGAGATGATTGAAGAATTTGAGAGAGTGATTTTTAATTTGAAACCTGGGGTTATATCGCAACCTTTTCCGACAAGATTTGGCTACCATATTGTCGAGGTTTTAAATAAAGGAACTGACTGGGTTTTGGCACGGCAAATATTGGTGAAAGTAATACCCACAAGGGCCGATACCCTGCGTTTCGAAAGGCTGGCCCACAAGATAAAAGAACTTGTCAGACAAGGTGCAAACTTTGATAGTTTGGCAAAGATATATTCTGCTGTTCCTGAAGTTGATATTGGTGAATTTTTTATCAAACAGTTTACACCACCGTATGACACAATCATTGCCCAGTTGGCAGAAAATGAAGTGAGTGAGCCAATCTTGACTCCCGATGGTTACCATCTCCTCTTTGCTCGGGAGAAAATTCCGGAAAGGATATTGAGTTTTGAAGAAATGCGGGAACAGATATACCAATATCTCTATTGGCAGGAGTTGCAGAATTTATACACTGCCTATGTAAAGGAGGTCGAAGAAAAGACATTCGTGACCATATTTGAATGA
- a CDS encoding division/cell wall cluster transcriptional repressor MraZ codes for MGNIRFRGFFKHALDDRKRLAIPSQFRAVLIAESEGRVVMTPGYDHEIAVYALRIWQEFEDKELLTLSMDKIQARRYRRHFTFGIKEDHLDAQGRILIPDFLLEYSGITKDVIIVGEINYFTLWSPENYQKIKEEIDKHYLEDAETIEKIRRYHEDPGRGSDEK; via the coding sequence ATGGGGAATATAAGGTTTAGAGGATTTTTTAAACACGCCCTTGATGATCGGAAGAGGCTGGCAATACCGAGTCAGTTTAGGGCGGTTCTGATTGCCGAATCTGAAGGTCGGGTGGTTATGACGCCGGGATACGATCATGAAATCGCTGTTTACGCCTTAAGGATTTGGCAGGAGTTTGAAGATAAAGAATTGCTCACTCTTTCTATGGATAAAATCCAGGCACGCCGTTATCGCCGTCATTTTACTTTTGGAATAAAAGAAGATCATCTTGACGCGCAGGGTCGAATTTTAATTCCAGATTTTCTCCTTGAGTACTCAGGTATAACCAAAGATGTGATTATTGTAGGAGAGATTAACTATTTCACATTATGGTCACCGGAGAATTATCAAAAGATAAAAGAAGAGATTGATAAACATTATCTTGAAGATGCAGAAACAATTGAAAAAATAAGGAGGTATCATGAAGATCCAGGTCGTGGAAGCGATGAAAAATAA
- a CDS encoding STAS domain-containing protein, protein MKIQVVEAMKNKKVSFFLPSGEINEGEFETMAEKLKNLLDKGEYNVIIDLSRVTHINYKIVGDLIEFQKKFKEFGGDIKLVNVSPYLFNILRLYGFYPFEIYPSRRAALKSFQ, encoded by the coding sequence ATGAAGATCCAGGTCGTGGAAGCGATGAAAAATAAAAAGGTCTCATTCTTTCTCCCCAGCGGAGAGATCAATGAAGGGGAGTTTGAGACCATGGCTGAAAAACTTAAAAACTTGCTGGACAAGGGAGAGTATAATGTAATCATTGATCTCTCCCGGGTCACCCATATCAATTACAAGATCGTTGGCGACTTGATTGAATTCCAGAAGAAATTCAAAGAATTCGGTGGTGATATAAAGCTGGTGAATGTCTCGCCTTACCTTTTTAACATTCTGAGGCTTTACGGTTTTTATCCCTTTGAGATATACCCTTCGCGGCGGGCAGCGTTGAAAAGTTTCCAGTGA
- the rsmH gene encoding 16S rRNA (cytosine(1402)-N(4))-methyltransferase RsmH, whose amino-acid sequence MDKFHEPVLVAEVIAWMNLKDDGIYCDCTVGGGGHLLKMLEYTRNARFVGIDWDPEAIAYVQKCLGDFRERVDLYEENYIYLDELAARMNIKGFNGILFDLGASWHQLTTPERGFSFNLEGKLLMQMSPAVFPLYEKLHRTNPVELYGILKEYGDVPNARKLAKFIYQRRNELKTTIDLRRLIERHSPQKLLKKNLHKVFQALRIWTNEELKNLRVGLEKAINLLQPQGRLIVIAYHSGEDRIVKEIFKKFEKNKTLKLLHKKVIRPNAEEVRRNPAARSARMRVGEKCASC is encoded by the coding sequence GTGGATAAATTCCACGAGCCAGTCCTGGTAGCCGAGGTCATCGCCTGGATGAACCTAAAAGATGATGGCATCTACTGTGACTGCACGGTGGGTGGAGGAGGACATCTTTTGAAGATGCTCGAATACACTCGAAACGCCCGGTTTGTCGGTATTGATTGGGATCCCGAGGCGATTGCATACGTCCAAAAATGTTTGGGTGATTTTCGCGAACGGGTGGATCTTTATGAGGAAAACTATATATACCTTGACGAATTAGCAGCGAGAATGAATATCAAAGGATTTAATGGGATATTATTTGATCTTGGTGCTTCCTGGCATCAATTGACGACACCAGAAAGGGGTTTCAGTTTTAACCTTGAGGGAAAATTGCTGATGCAGATGTCACCGGCAGTTTTTCCTCTTTATGAAAAGTTGCATCGGACAAACCCGGTGGAACTCTATGGAATTCTCAAGGAATATGGCGATGTGCCCAATGCCCGGAAGTTGGCTAAGTTCATATACCAGCGGCGTAACGAACTAAAAACGACTATCGATTTACGCAGGTTAATCGAGCGTCATTCCCCCCAAAAATTGCTCAAGAAAAATCTACATAAAGTTTTCCAGGCATTACGTATCTGGACTAATGAGGAATTGAAAAATCTTAGGGTAGGACTTGAAAAGGCAATAAATTTATTGCAACCCCAGGGACGGTTGATTGTGATCGCCTATCACTCCGGTGAAGACCGAATCGTCAAAGAAATTTTTAAAAAATTTGAAAAAAACAAAACATTAAAGCTTCTTCACAAAAAAGTTATTCGACCCAATGCTGAAGAAGTTCGACGGAATCCAGCCGCGCGCAGTGCTCGAATGCGGGTAGGTGAAAAATGCGCTTCCTGCTGA
- a CDS encoding septum formation initiator family protein, with the protein MVYLFVLVYIESELVKFNIRKEQLKNQLQELKNEKVNLLAKIAPLTNPAHIEAEAKKHGFIFPDRGDILGTVK; encoded by the coding sequence ATGGTATACCTTTTTGTGTTAGTTTATATTGAAAGCGAACTGGTTAAATTTAATATTCGCAAAGAACAGTTAAAAAATCAACTCCAGGAACTGAAAAACGAGAAAGTGAATTTATTGGCTAAGATTGCACCATTGACAAATCCGGCGCACATTGAAGCGGAAGCCAAAAAGCATGGTTTTATTTTTCCGGACCGTGGTGACATTTTGGGAACAGTAAAATGA
- a CDS encoding penicillin-binding protein 2 encodes MKKIKVFNALLFTLSLIFFGYIFFIQCIRYRYYQDISRRAHQKKMILYGARGNIFDRNAVPLALSEPCFSIFCTPLYSRNKEKLIRSIAQISERPWSEIKNLVEKKKFFWIERKVSLKKRDEYLHLDDPSIGYTHDLNRIYNMPEIFGSLIGKCSIDNQGLEGLELFFDEVLAGKSGFIIYQKEPDGDFFPYYRYPEKVPIPGRDLYLTIDFQFQTILYSNLMACLENEQARGAAGLIINPKTGEILAMVSINADIKERNLTICDEFEPGSTFKFLGLVYALQTGIKENERFDTHGGKITIANHTIHDYKNLGTLTLRQAIAHSSNVVMVELSKRFDQESFLLLIKDFGFTQPTGIELPGEARGRLMKEKNLNDLEFATLLFGQGITCTLLQLAMAYQAVANHGVLNKPYLIKKIMDRSRVLYQAKPLRIRRVMDEEIARKVTDILCSVVEEGSGIEAKIEGMKIAGKTGTAQKAIDGKYSNSAVIATFIGYFPAENPEYLVALLVDEPKKGAWAGTIVAPVFKKVAQSICQLTNLQYAIK; translated from the coding sequence ATGAAAAAAATAAAAGTTTTCAATGCCCTGCTTTTTACCCTTTCTTTGATTTTCTTCGGTTACATCTTTTTTATTCAATGCATTCGCTACCGCTACTACCAGGATATTTCCCGGCGTGCGCATCAAAAAAAGATGATTCTTTACGGCGCACGGGGTAATATTTTTGACCGTAATGCCGTTCCTTTAGCACTATCCGAACCATGCTTTTCGATCTTCTGTACTCCTCTTTATTCACGGAATAAAGAAAAATTGATTCGAAGTATTGCTCAGATATCGGAAAGACCATGGAGCGAGATTAAAAATTTAGTGGAAAAGAAAAAATTTTTCTGGATTGAGAGAAAGGTGAGTTTGAAAAAGCGCGATGAATATCTTCATTTGGATGACCCGAGCATCGGTTATACCCACGATTTGAATCGTATCTATAATATGCCTGAAATCTTCGGCAGTCTTATCGGTAAATGCAGCATTGATAATCAAGGTCTGGAAGGTTTGGAATTATTTTTTGACGAAGTACTTGCGGGTAAAAGCGGTTTCATCATTTATCAGAAAGAACCAGATGGAGATTTCTTCCCTTACTATCGTTATCCAGAAAAAGTGCCGATACCGGGAAGGGATTTATACCTGACAATTGATTTCCAGTTTCAAACAATCCTTTATTCTAATCTGATGGCATGTTTGGAAAACGAACAGGCTCGTGGTGCGGCAGGGTTGATCATTAATCCCAAAACCGGAGAGATTCTGGCGATGGTGAGTATCAATGCTGATATTAAAGAACGCAATTTAACAATTTGTGATGAGTTTGAACCCGGCTCGACATTCAAATTTCTGGGATTGGTTTATGCCCTCCAGACCGGGATAAAAGAGAATGAAAGATTTGATACCCATGGCGGTAAGATAACAATTGCAAACCATACCATTCATGATTATAAAAATTTAGGCACTTTGACCCTTCGCCAGGCGATTGCCCATTCTAGCAATGTGGTTATGGTGGAACTATCAAAGAGGTTCGATCAAGAAAGTTTTTTACTCCTGATAAAAGATTTCGGCTTTACTCAACCCACGGGCATAGAATTACCGGGCGAGGCACGCGGACGATTGATGAAAGAAAAGAATCTTAATGACCTGGAATTTGCAACTTTACTCTTTGGTCAGGGTATTACCTGTACCTTACTCCAGCTGGCGATGGCTTACCAGGCTGTTGCCAATCATGGGGTTTTGAATAAACCCTATCTTATTAAAAAGATAATGGATCGTAGCCGGGTGCTTTATCAAGCAAAACCCCTGCGCATCCGGCGGGTCATGGATGAGGAAATTGCCCGTAAGGTTACCGATATTTTATGCAGTGTCGTGGAAGAAGGTAGCGGCATTGAGGCAAAAATTGAGGGGATGAAGATCGCCGGTAAAACCGGGACCGCCCAAAAAGCTATTGATGGGAAATATTCAAATTCCGCGGTCATCGCGACATTCATCGGGTATTTTCCAGCCGAAAACCCAGAATATCTTGTGGCGCTGCTTGTTGATGAACCGAAAAAAGGTGCCTGGGCTGGCACGATTGTTGCTCCGGTATTTAAAAAGGTTGCCCAGAGTATCTGCCAACTCACAAATTTGCAGTATGCGATTAAGTGA
- a CDS encoding UDP-N-acetylmuramoyl-L-alanyl-D-glutamate--2,6-diaminopimelate ligase produces MRLSELINGLNCRIYNFKDIRIDSLEYDSRRVKPGAFFIAIKGSKYDGHEFVKEAERLGAAAIATQRKVASVLPQVVFPDTRAVLGKIARNFYGDFAGLLLIGVTGTNGKTTTTFLIHSILKAAGLAPGLIGTIYYLGQEKIKAERTTPESLDIFKLIANFQKNGLRSVVMEVSSHALALKRVEELRYRVAVFTNLSQDHLDFHKTMAEYKKAKFHLFDLLHEQGVAVYNYDDPVADEIRKLNLPMTLNYGFNKEAVIHGEIINDELSGLAMNIFYQEKKIPIYSKLIGAYNGYNILASFAVGVALKIDFETIRKGIASLEGVRGRLERVADNIFVDFAHTPVALGNLLRSLRKYTTGRLIIVFGCGGDRDKEKRPQMGSIASAHADLVILTSDNPRSEDPDQIIRDIAAGIKDDNFNIITDRRAAIEYGIRVKKPEDILVIAGKGHEEYQIIKDQIIPFDDAQVVREILGIKDYAS; encoded by the coding sequence ATGCGATTAAGTGAACTGATAAATGGCTTAAATTGCCGGATTTATAATTTCAAAGACATCCGGATTGACTCACTCGAATATGATTCGCGCCGGGTAAAACCGGGGGCATTCTTTATTGCTATAAAAGGTAGTAAATACGATGGCCATGAATTTGTGAAGGAGGCCGAAAGATTAGGCGCGGCAGCAATTGCTACCCAGCGCAAGGTGGCAAGTGTTCTACCCCAGGTTGTCTTTCCAGATACACGGGCGGTGCTGGGTAAGATTGCCCGCAATTTTTATGGAGATTTTGCCGGTCTCTTGCTCATTGGTGTCACCGGGACCAATGGAAAGACGACCACAACCTTTTTGATTCATTCAATCCTCAAAGCCGCCGGACTGGCGCCGGGTTTGATCGGCACGATATATTATCTGGGGCAGGAAAAGATTAAAGCCGAGCGCACCACCCCGGAGAGTCTGGATATATTTAAATTGATCGCTAATTTCCAGAAAAATGGACTGCGAAGCGTGGTGATGGAAGTTTCGTCCCATGCCCTGGCACTGAAAAGGGTTGAAGAATTAAGGTATCGGGTTGCCGTCTTCACCAATCTTTCACAGGACCATCTCGATTTCCATAAGACAATGGCGGAATACAAAAAGGCAAAGTTTCATCTCTTTGACCTTTTGCATGAGCAGGGTGTGGCTGTTTATAATTACGATGATCCGGTTGCAGATGAGATTAGAAAACTGAATCTTCCTATGACCTTGAATTATGGGTTTAATAAAGAAGCAGTGATACATGGTGAGATTATCAATGATGAACTTTCGGGTTTAGCAATGAATATTTTTTATCAGGAGAAAAAAATACCGATTTATTCCAAACTTATTGGAGCGTATAATGGTTATAACATCTTAGCAAGTTTTGCGGTGGGGGTCGCATTAAAAATTGATTTTGAAACAATCCGAAAGGGTATTGCATCGCTTGAGGGCGTCCGGGGAAGATTGGAACGCGTAGCAGATAATATCTTTGTGGATTTCGCTCATACTCCGGTGGCTCTGGGCAATTTGTTGAGGTCCTTACGTAAATACACCACGGGTAGATTAATAATTGTCTTCGGCTGTGGTGGTGATCGGGATAAGGAAAAACGGCCCCAGATGGGATCGATTGCCAGTGCCCATGCCGATCTGGTAATTCTCACTTCAGATAATCCTCGCAGCGAAGATCCAGACCAGATCATCAGGGATATCGCGGCAGGAATAAAAGATGATAATTTTAACATCATCACCGATAGAAGAGCAGCGATTGAATACGGTATAAGGGTGAAAAAACCCGAAGATATTCTGGTGATTGCCGGTAAGGGACACGAGGAGTACCAGATAATCAAAGACCAGATAATTCCATTTGATGATGCCCAAGTGGTGCGGGAAATTTTAGGAATAAAAGATTATGCAAGTTGA
- the murF gene encoding UDP-N-acetylmuramoyl-tripeptide--D-alanyl-D-alanine ligase yields MQVEIMLKKALKVMKGRSRNIRDDFIRGVSIDSRTLQPGEIFFALKGENTDGHNYTGAAVKKGALAVVVQRETQVPKEIMVDDTLFALGELAIYYRSFFDVPVVAITGTNGKTTVKNLIAQILACKYKVLWTKKSYNSLIGLPLMIFEISGTEDYVVLEMGTSNPGEIKRLCEISKPFVGIITNVGPGHLKGLGSIEGVRKEKVTLIESLPPKGMGFVGPGVGVMNKNNVWNFSFDNITNVCIDEFGSRFIFDNTEFYTPLLGLNNIYNCYIALAVTEKLGVEREKQKAVLKQIRPERGRMEPIRQGDLLIIDDSYNANPVSMKAALDFVRGLKRKKILILGDMLELGEAAERYHREIGNYARDCGDLLLTLGTDAINYGGLHFDDRDRLVNYLCGILKGNEVILVKASRAMHFEEIVQKILRRI; encoded by the coding sequence ATGCAAGTTGAGATAATGCTTAAAAAGGCATTGAAGGTAATGAAGGGAAGGTCTCGCAATATAAGAGATGATTTTATTCGGGGAGTAAGTATTGATTCCCGAACACTCCAGCCCGGAGAGATATTTTTTGCCCTTAAGGGCGAAAATACCGATGGGCATAACTATACCGGCGCCGCGGTCAAAAAAGGAGCCCTGGCGGTAGTAGTGCAGAGGGAAACCCAGGTGCCGAAGGAGATTATGGTTGATGATACACTTTTTGCCCTGGGTGAACTGGCGATTTATTACCGGAGTTTTTTTGATGTCCCGGTCGTTGCTATTACCGGGACCAACGGAAAGACCACTGTGAAAAATTTAATCGCTCAAATCCTCGCGTGTAAGTATAAGGTCCTCTGGACAAAAAAAAGTTATAACTCGCTCATCGGTTTACCTTTGATGATATTTGAGATTTCGGGTACGGAAGATTATGTGGTACTGGAGATGGGAACCAGCAATCCCGGAGAGATAAAAAGATTGTGTGAGATAAGCAAACCGTTTGTCGGCATTATTACCAATGTAGGACCCGGACATCTCAAGGGATTGGGTTCTATTGAGGGTGTGAGAAAGGAGAAAGTTACCCTGATTGAATCATTACCACCAAAAGGGATGGGATTTGTGGGCCCAGGTGTTGGGGTGATGAATAAAAATAATGTATGGAATTTTTCTTTTGATAATATTACAAATGTTTGTATTGACGAATTCGGTTCCCGCTTTATTTTTGATAATACCGAATTCTATACACCCCTCCTCGGTTTGAACAACATCTACAATTGTTATATTGCCCTTGCAGTAACCGAAAAACTGGGGGTGGAAAGAGAAAAACAAAAAGCAGTTTTAAAACAAATACGACCCGAAAGAGGAAGAATGGAACCAATAAGGCAGGGGGATTTACTAATAATTGATGACAGTTACAATGCTAATCCAGTCTCTATGAAAGCGGCTTTGGATTTCGTCCGGGGGTTAAAACGGAAAAAAATATTGATACTTGGTGACATGTTGGAACTGGGCGAAGCCGCTGAAAGATATCATCGGGAAATTGGAAACTATGCGCGGGATTGTGGAGATCTCCTTCTGACCTTAGGAACTGATGCAATAAACTATGGAGGGTTGCACTTTGATGATCGTGACAGATTGGTGAACTATTTATGCGGGATCTTAAAGGGAAATGAAGTGATACTGGTAAAGGCGTCGCGGGCCATGCACTTTGAGGAAATAGTACAAAAAATTTTACGGAGGATATAG